From the Carya illinoinensis cultivar Pawnee chromosome 4, C.illinoinensisPawnee_v1, whole genome shotgun sequence genome, one window contains:
- the LOC122307963 gene encoding uncharacterized protein LOC122307963, which translates to MAPLIPYFSLRKVLLLYLVLFLFTSILYCACSESQLQSKQLLGRRRMLEKEAQDPPKKKTTSLSTKNQTKLIKPSLSTKNQTKLDLSGKNETKLTKVTNSTKPASTYSVFSKIELKKLNSTTKIKKLNSTSKATNSTKPTSFSSKKSSDLLKLSTPKNKTTKPTSTKDIQTYLDKKLNEHESEKPNKKQQAGKKVSIQQKTTKQAQTSWIDQEDEQDDLVSGFTDLTDLPNKFQQTLIPDLEKFSTTSKAYLTKANKEITKGFKPIVGNKYAPTIATVVSFAFILIPLLLVSLVFNRFKAYFSLQKLLIFVQIYLSIYFAILCLSALVTGLEPLKFFYATSQSTYVCLQVLQTLGYVLYLLLLLMYLILVFSTESGLCSKFLGLAQTFMGFAVGLHYYMAVFHRVVLHQPPQTNWKVHGIYATCFLITCLLANADRRKKSYLEEGGEEGKKN; encoded by the coding sequence ATGGCTCCACTTATACCGTACTTCAGTCTCAGAAAGGTACTTCTGCTTTATCTTGTGTTGTTCCTCTTTACTTCTATTCTCTATTGTGCCTGCTCAGAATCTCAGCTTCAGAGCAAACAGTTGCTTGGTAGAAGAAGAATGTTAGAAAAAGAAGCACAAGACCCGCCGAAAAAGAAAACCACCAGCCTATCCACCAAGAACCAGACCAAGCTCATCAAGCCTAGTTTATCCacaaaaaaccaaaccaaactcgATTTGTCCGGCAAAAACGAAACCAAGCTCACCAAAGTTACGAATTCTACCAAACCAGCTTCCACTTACAGTgttttttctaagattgagctCAAGAAGCTGAATTCCACCACCAAGATCAAAAAGCTAAATTCCACATCGAAAGCCACAAACTCTACCAAACCCACCTCATTTTCCTCGAAGAAATCCTCGGATCTGCTGAAACTAAGCACACCCAAGAACAAAACAACCAAACCCACCTCCACCAAAGACATCCAGACCTACCTAGACAAGAAACTCAATGAGCATGAATCCGAAAAACCGAACAAGAAACAGCAAGCGGGTAAAAAGGTATCTATCCAGCAGAAGACAACGAAACAAGCTCAAACCAGCTGGATTGACCAAGAAGATGAACAAGATGATCTGGTTTCAGGATTCACAGATTTAACAGATTTGCCCAACAAGTTCCAGCAGACTTTGATTCCGGACCTCGAGAAATTCTCGACCACCTCCAAAGCTTACCTCACCAAAGCCAACAAAGAAATCACAAAAGGTTTCAAGCCCATTGTCGGCAACAAATATGCACCCACCATTGCCACCGTAGTTTCTTTCGCTTTCATACTCATTCCTTTGCTTTTAGTCTCTCTCGTCTTCAATAGGTTTAAAGCGTATTTCTCTCTCCAAAAGCTCCTAATCTTCGTCCAAATTTACCTCTCCATCTACTTCGCCATTCTTTGCCTATCCGCCCTGGTCACGGGGCTCGAGCCCCTGAAGTTCTTCTACGCTACTTCGCAGTCCACATACGTTTGTCTGCAGGTCCTACAAACGCTTGGGTACGTGCTGTATCTGCTTCTGCTCCTGATGTATCTGATCCTCGTGTTCTCGACGGAATCCGGGCTGTGCTCGAAGTTTCTCGGCCTGGCCCAGACCTTTATGGGCTTCGCAGTTGGGCTTCACTACTACATGGCAGTGTTTCACAGAGTGGTGCTACACCAGCCGCCCCAAACCAACTGGAAGGTTCACGGGATATACGCCACGTGTTTCCTTATCACTTGTCTGCTTGCCAATGCCGACAGAAGAAAGAAATCCTACTTGGAAGAAGGTGGTGAGGAGGGCAAGAAGAACTAG